In one window of Leptospira sp. WS92.C1 DNA:
- a CDS encoding lipoprotein LipL71: MKSIQTKIFTSFILLLAGVLVACGAELPIQELSEAKNAITRAKSAGAEKYAPTELEEARKSLLNAHQKASEEDLGETKKSADYARAKALDASEKSFPSAVEDVRKESNASIDSADEAYASQLASEPYNAAVQLRKEGDTLRETADKTLESYPRESGDDAKLKTRLAAFDQYESARQKYADSKKSADESKILALSQKQQLIDSLADIEKNLSDADKYAEGKDPEVNETRVRLDASKYKIEEGKIRDGYAEIDDIRKKSGELVAKNIKAYAEKQKELAKQSIASATTKLASFDKTKVNASRDFQVSYQRAEENLKAAEESRVSAEDLYSSEKYEDSISRSDEAIRLSRIVVDQATELADRLERKSASDQYANRDTKNGNDGKTKTNKNESTNGKNSSDKIGEDGLPEGWKRYVVRKKVPADCLWRIAKDKRHYGTSKLWKRIYDANRGKIKNPNLIFPKQVLLIPPAKGSTKFHKNQPSKKKPVTEEVEAIEQNQKPATPEESETESGDSESNKKNEVKDPEPPTEETTPPPEAGGGETEQPAPAPEEEAGEEENPENPQ; this comes from the coding sequence ATGAAATCAATCCAAACAAAAATATTCACCTCTTTTATACTCTTACTCGCAGGCGTTCTTGTTGCCTGTGGAGCCGAACTTCCGATTCAAGAACTCAGTGAAGCAAAAAATGCGATCACAAGAGCTAAGTCTGCGGGTGCAGAAAAGTATGCCCCTACAGAACTAGAAGAAGCACGCAAGAGCTTATTGAATGCGCATCAAAAGGCTTCGGAAGAGGATTTAGGAGAGACAAAAAAATCAGCAGACTATGCAAGAGCAAAAGCTCTGGATGCCTCTGAAAAATCATTCCCTTCTGCAGTAGAGGACGTTCGTAAAGAATCTAACGCCTCTATTGATTCGGCAGACGAAGCGTATGCTTCACAATTGGCATCGGAGCCATACAATGCTGCCGTTCAACTTCGCAAAGAGGGGGATACCCTTCGTGAAACTGCGGACAAAACCTTGGAATCGTATCCAAGGGAATCCGGAGACGATGCGAAATTAAAAACAAGATTGGCCGCATTTGATCAGTATGAGTCCGCTCGCCAAAAGTATGCTGATTCTAAAAAATCAGCGGACGAATCCAAGATACTCGCGCTTTCTCAAAAACAACAATTGATTGATTCCCTTGCCGATATTGAAAAAAATCTGAGTGATGCTGATAAATATGCGGAAGGAAAGGATCCCGAAGTCAACGAAACCAGAGTTCGTTTGGACGCTTCAAAGTATAAAATTGAAGAAGGAAAGATCAGAGACGGCTACGCAGAAATCGACGATATTCGCAAGAAATCGGGCGAACTGGTTGCAAAAAATATCAAAGCTTATGCAGAGAAGCAAAAAGAACTTGCAAAGCAAAGTATCGCTTCGGCCACAACAAAATTAGCATCTTTTGATAAAACGAAAGTCAACGCTTCCAGAGATTTTCAGGTTTCTTACCAAAGAGCCGAAGAAAATTTGAAAGCAGCGGAAGAATCCAGAGTGTCTGCAGAAGATCTCTATTCTTCTGAAAAATATGAAGATTCTATCTCTCGCTCCGATGAGGCGATTCGTCTTTCCAGAATCGTAGTCGATCAAGCAACCGAGCTTGCTGATCGCTTAGAAAGAAAATCTGCAAGTGATCAATACGCGAATCGAGATACCAAAAATGGGAACGATGGAAAAACAAAAACGAATAAAAACGAATCCACCAATGGTAAAAATTCTTCCGATAAAATCGGAGAAGATGGACTTCCGGAAGGTTGGAAACGTTATGTAGTTCGGAAAAAGGTTCCCGCAGATTGTCTTTGGAGAATCGCGAAAGACAAAAGACATTACGGAACTTCCAAACTTTGGAAACGAATCTACGATGCAAACCGTGGAAAGATTAAAAATCCGAATCTCATTTTTCCGAAACAAGTATTGTTGATTCCTCCGGCGAAAGGTTCTACTAAGTTTCATAAGAATCAGCCTTCTAAGAAAAAACCGGTTACAGAAGAGGTAGAGGCGATTGAACAAAATCAAAAGCCTGCTACCCCAGAAGAGTCTGAGACTGAATCTGGAGATTCCGAAAGCAATAAGAAGAATGAGGTAAAGGATCCGGAACCGCCGACTGAAGAAACAACGCCTCCTCCAGAGGCAGGCGGTGGTGAAACGGAACAACCTGCTCCTGCTCCGGAAGAAGAGGCCGGCGAGGAAGAGAATCCGGAAAATCCCCAGTAA
- a CDS encoding DUF1564 family protein, with amino-acid sequence MRTKKLKQSIRHLRLLKPNRSADDISFSKIPSDLRFDEVDKKLGSPSDLNIPEELVPFISKLIQETGSLRLLLSQCLRKKTLIYLVELHTPKIKVCYQKQRLGLIRYSFRPYAKDWIKLKELASAHRVSMCKMFVELLEMEFFPPKPNLFRPLGFGGDNILPPIIPLTSIDQHIQPKRPSLPQDNEIIQIAS; translated from the coding sequence ATGAGGACAAAAAAATTAAAACAATCAATAAGACATTTGAGGCTCCTGAAGCCGAATCGTTCCGCCGATGACATTTCTTTTTCGAAGATTCCTTCGGATCTAAGATTTGATGAGGTTGATAAAAAATTGGGATCACCTTCGGATTTGAATATTCCGGAGGAATTAGTTCCGTTTATCTCAAAACTAATTCAAGAAACTGGTTCCTTAAGACTTCTTTTGAGTCAATGTCTCCGAAAAAAAACTTTAATCTATTTGGTCGAACTTCATACTCCAAAGATTAAGGTCTGTTATCAAAAACAGAGACTCGGATTGATCCGTTATTCGTTTCGTCCGTATGCAAAAGATTGGATAAAGTTAAAAGAGTTAGCATCCGCGCACAGGGTTTCTATGTGTAAGATGTTTGTAGAGCTATTGGAAATGGAATTTTTTCCTCCAAAACCAAACTTGTTTCGCCCCCTTGGTTTTGGTGGAGACAACATTTTACCTCCGATCATTCCACTGACCTCTATAGATCAACACATTCAACCCAAACGTCCGAGTTTACCTCAAGACAATGAAATCATTCAAATTGCGAGTTGA
- a CDS encoding M23 family metallopeptidase, which produces MKKIFLLAPRYFLFLIVLLVKGLGAEDRPEFQLFPELQGKLRFPMEFQTPISGSFAEYRVHHLHMGADFKTFHMNGLPAIAPFDGFVESISESPTGYGLNLMLRSSSGLRAKFAHLFNVEGARKELENLRQALHLLNDGIFSVKFSDQKFHIRQGQAVARIGESGTGVSHLHFELHGNGDTFNPLAFLKMSDKDGTPPELLVLYVDSSDGQKFRIPLKKKSDGIYETNDSEPLKIGGEVWIKLGAFDRMNSKNKNNLYFARLISGDRILYERKFEKMSYAEARDHQSIYDSNRSSLNPPVYVYNLFQNQKSSIDMREFPEGHEIPLDIVGGDKEENLSTLKIRLINTGDKGHREKAIVTEYFSQDKRFSLKTPQGNTFGKGNILFEKVGTPPENSLPEGLILKSELIEIESTGISWSGEAKFLWKNKRLGKGENLYLFEAGTRRWGVLKTTPSAEGVSAILNKIGILAILEDHSKPKIDHPYLISRHRFTPEIRPSSIIERMYSVSDIGSGYAGGAEVLLDGEPYPYEFEADRKMILVRIPKSFRKFKKRILLQARIKDRAGNVSGWLTDLILLDIEEKG; this is translated from the coding sequence ATGAAAAAAATTTTCCTCCTTGCTCCTCGCTATTTTTTGTTCCTGATTGTCTTGCTCGTAAAAGGGTTGGGTGCGGAGGACCGACCAGAATTTCAGTTATTTCCGGAACTCCAAGGAAAGCTCCGATTTCCGATGGAATTCCAAACCCCTATCTCAGGATCTTTTGCTGAATATAGAGTTCACCACTTGCATATGGGCGCGGATTTCAAAACGTTTCATATGAACGGTCTTCCGGCCATCGCGCCTTTCGACGGTTTTGTAGAATCGATTTCCGAATCTCCAACGGGATATGGTCTCAATCTGATGCTTCGCTCCTCATCAGGACTGCGAGCAAAATTCGCGCACCTGTTCAACGTTGAAGGCGCCAGGAAAGAATTAGAAAACCTGAGACAAGCACTCCATTTATTAAACGATGGAATATTTTCTGTCAAATTCTCAGATCAAAAATTCCACATAAGACAGGGGCAAGCAGTAGCGCGAATTGGGGAATCCGGAACCGGAGTTTCGCATCTGCATTTTGAATTACACGGAAATGGTGACACATTCAATCCGCTCGCCTTTCTCAAAATGAGTGATAAGGACGGAACACCGCCCGAATTATTGGTTCTTTACGTTGATTCTTCCGACGGTCAGAAGTTCAGAATTCCTTTGAAGAAAAAATCCGATGGAATTTATGAAACAAACGATTCCGAACCATTGAAGATTGGAGGCGAGGTCTGGATCAAACTCGGTGCTTTCGATAGAATGAATTCTAAAAATAAGAATAACCTTTATTTTGCTCGATTGATTTCCGGAGATCGTATTCTTTATGAGCGAAAATTCGAAAAAATGAGTTATGCTGAGGCAAGAGATCATCAATCTATTTATGATTCAAATAGATCCTCTCTCAATCCTCCGGTTTACGTTTATAATCTTTTTCAAAATCAAAAATCAAGTATCGATATGAGAGAATTTCCCGAAGGTCACGAAATCCCTCTCGACATTGTGGGAGGCGATAAGGAAGAAAATCTTTCGACTCTTAAAATTAGGCTGATCAATACAGGGGACAAAGGGCATCGTGAAAAAGCAATCGTCACTGAATATTTTTCTCAAGATAAAAGATTTTCTCTAAAGACTCCCCAGGGAAATACATTCGGAAAAGGGAATATCCTTTTTGAAAAGGTCGGAACTCCGCCGGAAAACTCCTTACCGGAAGGTCTAATACTGAAAAGTGAGCTCATTGAGATCGAATCGACCGGAATTAGCTGGTCTGGAGAAGCAAAGTTTCTTTGGAAAAACAAACGATTAGGAAAAGGAGAAAATCTTTATCTATTTGAGGCCGGAACAAGAAGATGGGGAGTTTTAAAAACAACGCCTTCTGCGGAGGGAGTCAGCGCAATTTTAAATAAAATTGGGATTCTTGCGATCTTAGAGGACCATTCTAAACCCAAAATCGATCATCCATATTTAATCTCACGTCATAGATTTACGCCGGAGATCCGACCATCATCCATAATAGAAAGAATGTATTCAGTCTCTGACATAGGATCGGGATATGCGGGTGGAGCGGAAGTTCTACTGGATGGAGAACCTTACCCTTATGAATTCGAAGCTGATCGTAAAATGATTTTAGTTAGAATCCCTAAATCTTTTAGAAAATTTAAAAAAAGAATCTTACTCCAAGCAAGAATTAAAGACCGTGCAGGGAACGTTTCCGGATGGTTAACCGACCTAATTCTTTTAGATATAGAAGAAAAAGGATAA
- a CDS encoding bifunctional (p)ppGpp synthetase/guanosine-3',5'-bis(diphosphate) 3'-pyrophosphohydrolase codes for MGFVKAPASKEMLLEGVRERFGDNAYDAVRRAYEVSERVHQGQFRLSGEPYIVHPLQVGFILFELGLDEKVICAGLLHDVIEDTEYSREDMIRDFGEDITDLVEGVTKISKIKSQSKETEAAENIRKIIVATIKDIRVILIKLADKTHNMRTLSFQPPEKQRRIAHETISLYAPIAGRLGIYKIKSELEDLAFQILNPEEYQDVKKNINSKKSEREGFIETLKIILLQRLSEIQIEADVDGRAKHFYSIYRKMKLKEKTFNEIFDLRAIRIIANEVKDCYGVLGIVHTLWNPVPGRFKDYIATPKTNMYQSLHTTVIGPDGKPLEVQIRTREMNDIAEYGIAAHWMYKESKPSASGKSVKVKWLELLSSWQDSALDPKEFVEELKYDLHEDEVFVFTPKGEILQLPKGATILDFAFRIHTDVGLKAKGGRINGRMLPLRTEIRSGDQIEIITDKRTKPSPIWLRIVRTPSARQKLRAYFRRLREETKKDLQQEAEFAAEITLNADVLEELKKKPSSKPTKQIDVAAGKVIVAGLRGIPVRLSGCCSPLPGDEIVGFVTRGRGVSIHKKGCTTAKQQEEEESMRVITVEWDYGQSESIPVMVEVKSKDRQGIFMEIVKSISNTQTNILESKASTDQRGNLVASFEVEVEHLDQLKEILSNLKQIPDVYQAHRIKN; via the coding sequence ATGGGATTTGTGAAAGCCCCCGCATCTAAAGAAATGCTCCTCGAAGGAGTTCGTGAACGCTTTGGAGACAACGCGTATGACGCAGTTCGAAGAGCTTATGAAGTTTCGGAAAGAGTGCATCAAGGACAGTTTCGACTTTCGGGAGAACCCTATATCGTTCATCCTCTTCAGGTCGGATTTATTCTTTTTGAATTAGGTCTGGATGAAAAGGTGATCTGTGCGGGATTGCTTCACGACGTAATCGAAGATACCGAATATTCCAGAGAGGATATGATCCGAGATTTCGGCGAAGATATCACCGATCTCGTGGAAGGTGTCACAAAAATTTCCAAGATCAAAAGCCAGTCCAAAGAGACCGAAGCCGCGGAAAATATTCGGAAAATCATCGTGGCGACGATCAAGGATATTCGTGTCATTCTAATCAAACTCGCGGATAAAACTCATAACATGCGAACTCTTTCGTTTCAACCCCCCGAAAAACAAAGAAGAATCGCACACGAAACGATTTCCTTATACGCTCCGATTGCCGGTAGATTGGGAATTTATAAAATCAAATCAGAACTTGAGGACCTTGCGTTTCAAATTCTCAATCCAGAAGAGTATCAGGATGTAAAAAAGAATATCAATTCCAAAAAATCGGAGAGAGAAGGATTTATCGAAACTTTGAAGATTATTCTTCTTCAAAGACTTTCCGAAATTCAGATCGAAGCGGATGTAGACGGAAGGGCTAAACATTTTTACTCCATCTACCGCAAGATGAAATTGAAGGAGAAAACTTTCAACGAAATTTTCGATCTAAGGGCGATTCGAATCATCGCAAACGAAGTCAAAGACTGCTATGGCGTATTAGGAATCGTGCATACACTCTGGAATCCGGTTCCAGGAAGATTTAAGGATTATATCGCAACTCCCAAGACGAATATGTATCAATCTCTCCACACTACGGTGATCGGTCCGGACGGAAAACCTCTGGAAGTTCAGATTCGAACCCGTGAGATGAATGATATCGCCGAATACGGAATTGCCGCACACTGGATGTATAAGGAAAGCAAACCTTCCGCATCCGGAAAAAGCGTAAAGGTAAAATGGCTCGAACTTTTGAGTTCATGGCAGGATTCTGCGCTGGATCCGAAAGAATTCGTGGAGGAACTGAAATACGATCTTCACGAGGACGAGGTTTTTGTTTTTACTCCTAAGGGAGAGATTCTTCAGCTTCCGAAAGGAGCGACGATTCTTGATTTTGCGTTTCGGATTCATACCGATGTTGGTTTAAAAGCAAAGGGCGGGAGAATCAACGGAAGAATGCTTCCGCTCCGAACCGAAATCCGTTCCGGCGATCAGATCGAAATCATAACCGATAAACGTACAAAACCTTCTCCGATTTGGTTGCGAATCGTTCGGACTCCTTCCGCGAGACAAAAATTGAGAGCGTATTTCCGAAGACTCAGAGAGGAAACTAAAAAGGACTTACAGCAGGAAGCGGAGTTTGCGGCCGAGATTACGCTTAACGCGGATGTCCTGGAAGAACTCAAAAAAAAGCCGTCTTCGAAACCCACAAAACAAATTGATGTTGCCGCGGGAAAGGTCATCGTTGCAGGACTTCGTGGAATTCCCGTCCGGCTTTCCGGATGTTGTTCCCCGCTGCCGGGTGACGAGATCGTCGGCTTTGTCACACGCGGAAGAGGAGTGAGCATTCATAAAAAAGGATGTACTACCGCAAAACAACAGGAAGAAGAAGAGTCGATGCGGGTCATCACTGTGGAATGGGATTATGGTCAGAGCGAGTCCATTCCGGTTATGGTCGAAGTCAAATCCAAAGACCGCCAAGGTATTTTTATGGAAATCGTAAAGTCGATTTCCAATACTCAGACAAACATTCTAGAATCCAAAGCATCCACGGATCAGCGGGGGAATCTGGTCGCAAGTTTCGAAGTGGAAGTCGAACATTTGGATCAGCTCAAGGAAATTTTGAGCAATCTCAAACAAATTCCGGACGTATATCAAGCTCACAGAATCAAAAATTAA
- the lptE gene encoding LPS assembly lipoprotein LptE, with translation MSFARLALSILIIFQLLSCTYFTREPRNPPRIDGVPIPDDQRRLYVQNFRNNSYGMGVQTLLTELVRSEIDSRGRFIQTRDKALAAYRLYGEIVHYQLVGNLLDQGGQSLSREMLIIVRLELQKTGGQKILLEREEIPVRIIYSEQVGFRESEMQAQARLLKISAIRIAEEMERAWYFSIAGKIDP, from the coding sequence ATGTCTTTTGCCCGTCTGGCACTTTCGATTTTAATCATCTTCCAGCTTCTTTCCTGCACTTATTTTACTAGAGAACCGAGAAATCCGCCGAGAATCGACGGGGTTCCGATTCCGGATGATCAAAGAAGACTTTATGTTCAAAATTTTCGGAATAACTCTTATGGAATGGGGGTGCAAACCCTTTTGACCGAACTGGTTCGATCCGAAATCGACTCCAGAGGCAGATTTATTCAAACCAGAGATAAGGCTCTCGCAGCATATCGACTGTATGGAGAAATCGTTCACTATCAGCTTGTCGGAAATCTCTTGGACCAGGGAGGCCAGTCTCTTTCTAGGGAAATGTTGATTATCGTTCGGTTGGAACTTCAAAAAACTGGCGGACAAAAAATTCTTTTGGAAAGAGAGGAAATTCCTGTTAGAATTATCTACTCGGAACAAGTAGGATTTCGAGAAAGTGAGATGCAGGCGCAGGCTCGGCTTTTAAAAATATCCGCCATTCGAATTGCAGAAGAGATGGAAAGAGCGTGGTATTTTTCTATTGCCGGAAAGATCGATCCCTGA
- a CDS encoding STAS domain-containing protein gives MEITRRESGNIVILDINGEIDLYNAPEIKDVIAKLIEEQKYYTIINLEKVSYIDSSGIGALISSLSNLKKYQGGLKIINVSGSVRKVFELTKLTSFFEIFDNETEAVSAFK, from the coding sequence ATGGAAATAACCAGAAGAGAAAGCGGGAACATTGTGATTCTGGACATAAACGGAGAGATTGATCTCTACAATGCCCCAGAGATAAAAGATGTAATCGCTAAGCTCATCGAGGAACAAAAATATTATACCATTATCAATCTGGAAAAAGTTTCCTACATTGACTCTTCTGGTATTGGCGCACTGATTTCCAGCCTGTCCAACCTGAAAAAATATCAGGGTGGACTTAAAATTATCAATGTTTCTGGGTCCGTGAGAAAGGTATTCGAGCTCACAAAACTCACTTCATTTTTTGAGATCTTTGATAATGAAACAGAGGCAGTTTCTGCCTTTAAGTAA
- the tgt gene encoding tRNA guanosine(34) transglycosylase Tgt has translation MIFKTTFEDPQTRARTGILNLNGIQLETPVFMPVGTRGVVKTLSTEDLEELEYSLILGNTYHLYLRPGTSVLDQFGGLKKFMTWKKALLTDSGGYQVFSLNSLFKYEQDGVRFQSHIDGSRHYFTPGSVIDVQRSIGSDIMMVLDDCAPFDSGPERLRQSLDRTHRWAQMSVEHWEKDKNSQHLFGIFQGGIDLDFRLESLKSIASLPFDGIAIGGLSVGEPRKDFIRILDGISAHTDRNRPLYLMGVGTVPDILDGVKNGVDMFDCVLPTRNARNGQVFTSLGKVNLRNEKWKNSDAPMDPNCQCKVCKRYSIGYIRHLHHVSEITAFSLSTFHNLFFMKTFLSEIRKSIQIGEFLETHARWKNLYEKPEFSG, from the coding sequence ATGATTTTTAAAACGACATTCGAAGATCCGCAAACTCGAGCCAGAACCGGAATTCTCAATCTCAACGGTATTCAACTGGAAACGCCCGTTTTTATGCCGGTTGGGACCCGTGGTGTCGTTAAAACTTTGAGTACCGAGGACCTGGAGGAACTTGAGTATTCTCTAATATTAGGGAATACCTATCATCTCTATCTACGTCCCGGAACCTCCGTTTTGGATCAGTTTGGCGGATTGAAAAAATTTATGACCTGGAAAAAAGCTCTGCTGACCGACAGCGGGGGATATCAGGTTTTCAGTCTGAATTCACTTTTTAAATATGAACAGGATGGGGTTCGTTTTCAGTCGCATATCGACGGAAGTCGGCACTATTTTACTCCCGGATCCGTGATCGACGTACAAAGAAGTATCGGTTCCGACATCATGATGGTCCTTGATGACTGTGCACCTTTTGATTCCGGTCCGGAACGATTGCGTCAATCTCTAGATCGAACTCATCGATGGGCCCAAATGTCTGTGGAACATTGGGAGAAGGATAAGAATTCTCAGCATCTTTTCGGAATTTTTCAAGGCGGAATCGATTTGGATTTTCGATTGGAGAGTTTGAAATCGATCGCATCATTACCGTTTGACGGAATTGCAATCGGAGGACTCTCGGTCGGAGAACCTCGAAAGGATTTTATCAGAATCTTAGATGGAATTTCAGCGCATACCGATCGAAATCGGCCGCTTTATCTGATGGGAGTTGGAACTGTTCCCGATATTTTGGACGGAGTCAAGAACGGAGTCGATATGTTTGACTGTGTACTTCCGACCAGAAATGCTAGAAACGGACAAGTCTTTACGTCTTTGGGAAAAGTAAATCTGAGAAACGAGAAGTGGAAAAATTCGGATGCACCGATGGACCCAAATTGTCAGTGCAAAGTGTGTAAAAGATACAGTATCGGATACATTCGGCATCTGCATCACGTAAGTGAGATCACAGCTTTCTCGCTTTCAACGTTTCACAATCTATTTTTTATGAAAACATTTCTCTCTGAGATAAGAAAGTCAATTCAGATAGGAGAATTTTTAGAAACTCATGCCAGATGGAAAAATTTGTACGAAAAGCCTGAATTTTCCGGTTGA
- the nadC gene encoding carboxylating nicotinate-nucleotide diphosphorylase — protein MWPSHCKTFYCSEMKRAYTNPISSVNYQDYETLVRLAWTEDCPEEDITSVSLFSPDKQAVANLNSREQGILCGIGVLEVLNHLTGDTIQTEFYKKDGEFFQKGETLLKIQGSLVSILRVERILLNFLQYLSGISTRTYEVVQKYGQEGLMILDTRKTLPGYRKLSKYAVYCGGGSNHRLNLSEMAMIKDNHLALYSSSHEPVYKIQTRFPGRLIEVEIDELSQLEDAITSGADVILLDNFSLEDSQKAYSILKQKAPNMQIEFSGGITPERLEVLSKFSGAGVSMGYLTHTTRFLDLGLDIE, from the coding sequence TTGTGGCCTTCCCACTGTAAAACTTTCTATTGTAGCGAAATGAAGCGTGCTTATACCAATCCTATCTCTTCGGTCAATTATCAAGATTACGAAACCTTGGTTCGCCTTGCCTGGACGGAAGACTGTCCAGAAGAAGATATTACATCCGTATCCTTATTTTCCCCCGACAAACAGGCGGTCGCCAATCTCAATTCCAGGGAGCAAGGCATTCTTTGCGGAATCGGTGTATTAGAGGTTTTGAATCATCTTACCGGTGATACGATTCAAACGGAATTTTATAAAAAGGACGGGGAATTTTTTCAAAAAGGGGAGACTCTTCTGAAGATTCAAGGAAGTCTTGTGAGTATTCTGCGAGTCGAAAGAATCCTTTTAAACTTTCTCCAATATCTTTCCGGAATTTCCACGAGGACTTACGAAGTCGTTCAAAAATACGGACAAGAAGGGTTGATGATCTTAGATACCCGCAAAACCCTCCCCGGTTATCGGAAGCTTTCCAAATACGCTGTTTATTGCGGTGGCGGCAGCAATCATCGACTCAATTTATCCGAAATGGCAATGATCAAAGACAATCATCTCGCTTTGTATTCTTCCTCACATGAACCCGTCTATAAGATTCAAACCCGATTTCCGGGAAGATTGATCGAGGTCGAAATCGACGAGCTTTCTCAATTGGAAGACGCGATCACATCCGGGGCGGACGTGATTCTTCTGGATAATTTTTCATTGGAAGATTCGCAGAAGGCTTATTCTATCTTGAAACAAAAAGCTCCCAATATGCAGATCGAATTTTCAGGCGGAATCACCCCGGAGAGATTGGAAGTGCTTTCTAAGTTTTCGGGCGCGGGCGTAAGTATGGGTTATTTGACTCATACAACTCGTTTTCTGGATCTCGGTTTGGATATCGAATAG
- a CDS encoding Fur family transcriptional regulator encodes MNREKQEAILNKTEPAVRMEMQTFSEYLQKEGLKITNQRMLVAERIFSLHNHFTAEGLLEEFKDQRDQISKATIYRILSIMVSAGLLQEHNFGKDYKYYEHIIGHKHHDHIICTVCGKIVEFVDERIEQLQEQAAKDNGFKITGHSLNIYGTCIEHSSSGR; translated from the coding sequence ATGAACCGAGAAAAACAAGAAGCCATTCTTAACAAAACCGAACCCGCGGTCCGCATGGAAATGCAGACTTTTTCAGAGTATCTTCAAAAAGAAGGTCTTAAAATTACAAACCAAAGGATGTTGGTTGCGGAAAGAATTTTCTCTCTTCACAATCACTTTACTGCGGAAGGTCTTTTGGAAGAATTTAAGGATCAGAGAGATCAAATCTCAAAGGCCACGATCTACAGAATTCTTTCGATCATGGTTTCCGCCGGACTTCTTCAAGAGCATAACTTTGGAAAAGACTACAAATATTATGAACATATTATAGGACACAAACATCACGATCATATTATCTGTACTGTCTGCGGAAAAATTGTCGAATTTGTCGACGAAAGGATCGAACAATTGCAGGAACAGGCAGCAAAGGATAACGGTTTCAAGATTACCGGTCACAGTTTGAATATCTATGGAACCTGCATCGAACATTCTTCCTCCGGTAGATGA